AGGCCCTCGAAAAAAAAGCGCCGTCCTCGACGCCTTGGAATCCTTGATGGCCAATGAGACCGCCGGTGATCCCATGGGTTCGCTCAAATGGACGAGAAAGAGCACCCGTAAAACCAGTTGGGAACTCAAGCGTCGGAAAATCTCGGCCAGTCCACGAACTGTCGCCCGACTGCTGAAGAAACAATTGCACTTCTCGTTGAAAGTGAATCGCAAGACCATTGCCGAAACGCAACATCCGGATCGCGATCGGCAATTCAAGTATATGGCCAAGATGAACAAGCGCTTTGCCGCCGTGGGCGAGCCGGCGATCAGTGTTGATAGCAAGAAAAAGGAACTCATTGGCAATTTTTATAATCCCGGCCGGGCGTGGCGTCGCCAAGCGGACAAAGTCGGCGACCATGATTTTCGGTCAACGGCGACCGCCATCGCCACCCCCTACGGCATCTACGATGTGCGTGCGAATCATGGCCTCGTGGTCGTTGGTACTTCGCATGATACTCCAGAATTTGCCGTTGACAATATTGTCTGCTGGTTAAAAAGTTCGGGCACCACGCGCTATCCAGATATGGCGGAGTTGTTGATTCTTTGTGATAGTGGCGGCAGCAATGGATATCGTTGTCGTGCGTGGAAGTATGCCATTCAGCAGCGCTTGTGCGATGCCTTCGGCATTGCGGTTACCGTTTGTCATTATCCGACGGGCGCGTCAAAATGGAATCCGATTGACCATCGCCTGTTTAGTCATATTAGTACCAATTGGGCTGGTAAACCACTTCGCTCCTTGGAGATCATGCTCAAATATATTCGCACGACGAAAACCCAAACCGGCCTGAAAGTTCGGGCACGGCTTAACAAGAAGAAATATATCACTCACCTCAGAATCGAGGATGACCAATTCGCAGAAATTAACATCAGAAGACATAAAGTTTTGCCTGAGTGGAACTATACAATTTACCCAACAGGTCAGGCGTGGAATTCAAAATCAACGTTGTCTAAAAAATAGGTTGTGCAAAATTCCAAGTTATTTTTGCGCAGCCCCTAAGAGTTTTCGAGGAGGTTCCAACGCGCGAGAAATTCACGGCTGTTACATTGAGCGAGCTTAGGCGTCGGGTATGATGAATTGTGTGTGGTCGGGTCAAGGGCGGTCGCAATTTCGTTCTGGAGCGGAAATGACAGGCGGGTAATGCCGTTTCAAAACGAAGAGGCGAGATGCCCTTTTTTATTTTTGCGGCATCCCGATCGAACATCGGCTCTAAAAATCATGTGAAGGGGAAAAGGACAAAGTGACTTGAAACCCGAGGAAAAGATGAGGAAAGAAAACCCACCATTCCCCAAGCTGCCAGGAAAAAAGGTCGTTACCATCGATGACGAGCGGGCGATTCGCAGCCTGATTCGGCATACCCTGAGCCAGGAAGATTATGAAGTCTTGGAAGCTGGCGACGGCAGCGAAGGTTTGAAAATCATTCGGCGGGAGCTGCCTGATCTGGTGGTGCTGGATTTTGTTATGCCGGTCATGAACGGCGCTGAAACATTGCGGGCCATCCGTTCCGATCCCCAAATTTCTCATATTCCGGTGCTGCTGCTCACCGGCATCAAGGATGCCGAAAAACTCTCGCCGTTGCTGCTGGATCCGCGCAGCGATTTTCTCGGCAAACCGTTTCTCGTCGAAGCGTTGAAAGAGCGGGTGCGCAAGATGTTGTATCTGCACAACGCGTCATCGGCAATCGTTCAATAACGCGACGCGCCGGGCAGCAGCAGAATGTATCGCTTCTTCATTTCATAAGGCAGCCTGCGAAAGCGCCGGCATTCCTGCAGGCGCTCACGGGGAGGAAGGCCGTCGACGAAGCGCGTGTATTTCTCGCTCAGCGCCAGCGCTTCGCGATAGAGATCAGCCAAGTTGGGGGACTCATAATTGATGTCATCGCATTCAAACAGATGGTGGCGCAGCCACAAACGATCCATCTGTTCGAGCTGGCGGCTCCGGTTGAAATAAGCGATGAAATATTTGAGCAAAAAATAGCCGTCGATTTTGGCTTGCAGCTCCAAATCCCGCACAAAATTCTCACCATAAATGTTGGTTTGTCCCTCCATGAATTTCAACGCGCCGTGCACCGCGTGATTGATTTCTTCAATGAACACGCGAAAGGCCGTGATGTTTTTCTCGGAAAGCCCGGTGCGCGGGTCGTGCGCCTCCAGCGCCGCGATCAAGTCGGTTGAGTAGTAAATGCCCACATACAAACGGCCGGCTGCGATCCGAAAGAACACGCGCGCCAAATCCGGCAGCTCGCGCGAGCGCTGATCGAATTGCGACAGATAACGAAAGCGCTCGCGGCTGATCAAAAATTCTTCAAAGTTCACACCAGTCGGGTGATAGGTGCGCTCGGTGAGCGTTTGGATGTCAGCAAGGAGGGACATGATTAATGTTCGTCGTTATGCCTTTAGGAGTCAAACGTGCGAAGCTTGTATATTTCTACAATCGCCATCTCCGGCGCCTGAAGGCGCTACTACGAACGTTTATTCCAAATCCAGCTCGCGCTTTTCGCGGAAATTATCCAACCTTCGCATGACGCGATCGGTGGCGCCGGCGTGGCGGTCGAGATGGAGAAATGAATCCGTCAAGTGATTGAGCGCCAGGCGAACTTGTCGAAATTGCTGGCCGAGCAGATCGAGAATATCCGCCAGGCAATATTTCTCCGCGATCCGATGCTGCGAGGCGCGCTGAAAATTGACACTGCCGACTTGCTCGTAATAGCTGAAATCCGGCGAGGGCGGATGATATTTGGCGCGATGATAAACGTGATCCGGAAAAATGCCGGTCATGAACAGCGCGTAATTGCCGAGGTGACTTTGCACGTAAAACGTCTGCTCGGAATTGGCGTCCAGCAACTCCGCCATCAGATCGACGAGATATTTGTACTCGTTGGCGGCTTTGCGGTCGATCCGGTGCATGCGATTGCCCTGGCCAAATTCCGCGAGCAGACTGGCGACGTAATCACTGACCGCGCGGTCGTCAATTTTAAACTCGCGCAAAGCGTGGCGGACGAGAACGTAGAAATATAAAAAAGGTGAGATCGAGGTGGTTTGTCGAACTTCCAGGAGGTATTCCAAAAGCCGAGGATGATCCAACATCGCGTCGCGCATCTCAGCGTCGGCGAGCAATTGCAAAATCGTACTGTCCTTTTCCCCTTGCCGGCGCAGGGCCGTCACGATGAACTGCAGATCATCCTGATTCAGCTTGTTGCGGGCTTGGGCTTGAATCATAGACGCTCCACGAGTTGGTGAGCTGCTGATTTAATCAAAAATACGAAAAATTTTTCGGCCAGTCAATAGTTTTGTTGTTAAACTTAAGAAAAATAATCCCCTTGACTTTAGAATTGACGCTCAGTATATTTACAAAAATTTAGGTAATGAATTTAACATGCCGGCGCGTTTTTAGTTCCTTATGTTTACCAGCATCAAACGCCTCACCAGCCATTCCGCGGTTTACGGCATCAGCACGATTTTGGGCCGCGCCATCAGTTTTTTGCTGCTCCCACTGTATACGCATTTTCTTTCCGAGGCCGACTACGGCGTCGTCACCATCGTGCTCGCCTGGTTGGGCATCATGACGATCATTTCCACCTACGGCGTTGACGCCGCTTTTTTGCGCTACTACATTTTGACCGACCGCCAGGAGGACAAACGCAACATCTTTAACACCGGCTTTTGGTCAATTGTGCTGATGTCGGGGGGGATTTTGGTGTTCAGCATTCTGCTCGCCGGCCCGCTGGCGAATTGGATGTTGGACAGCGCCGGTTATCGCCACATCATCATTCTGATGGCGGGAATTTTGCTCTTTGATTCCATGTCCATCATTCCCTTTCTCCTGCTGCGCGCCGAAGAGCGTTCAGGGCTCTACGTCACGTTGAGAGTCGCCAACGTCATCGTCAATTTTCTCACGACGTTTTTTTTTGTGGTCAAACTCGGCCGCGGCGTGACCGGTGTCTTCGAGGCAAATCTGATTTCTTCTGTCTTTACTTTTTTGACTTTGCTGCCGGTGACGCGGCGCCACTTTCGTCCCACCATGCGGCGCGCGGTTTATGCCGATTTGCTCAAATTCGGCCTGCCTTATTTGCCCTCCACGCTCTCGGTGTTTTTGATCGACGTGATCGACCGCTTCATTCTCAAACAGCTCACCGATTTGGACACCGTCGGCCTTTACGGCGCCGGCTGCAAGCTCGGCATGTTGATGAACCTCCTGATCGCCGCGTTTCGTTTTGCCTGGCATCCGTTTTTTCTCAGCACCTCGAAAGAGCCGAACGCCAAAGCCATTTTCAGTCGCGTCTTCACTTTGTTCCTGCTGGTTTGCGCCGTCTGCTTTCTCGGCGCGAGTTTGTTCATCGACGAATTGGTGCGCTTGCGCCTCGGTTCGTTTACACTCTTCGGAAAGGCTTATTGGAACAGCACCTCGGTGGTGCCGGCAATTTTGCTCGCTTATATTTTTTTCGGCGCGTATGTCAATTTCATCATCGGCATTTATCTCGAAAACAAAACCTCGGCGCTGCCGTTCATCACCGGACTCAGTCTCGGCGTCAAAATCGCCGCGACCTACGCGCTCGTCCCGCTGCTTGGCATGAACGGCGCGGCTCTCGGAACGACGCTGGCCTACTTGAGCATGGCCGTTGCGCTTTACTTCGTGGCGCAGCGATTGTATTACATCACTTATGAATGGAGGCGCGTGGTGAAATTGATTTTCGCCACCGCGGCCGTGTTCATACTCGGTTATTGGGTTTGGCCTGCGCCCTGGCAAAAAGCCGTTTTGCTCGCGGCATTTCCGGTCGCGCTTTTTCTGATTGGATTTTTTGAGAAGGGTGAGGTGAAAAGAATGTCTGCCATATTTCAAAAAGGTGAAGTTCAATTGCAAGCTCGCTCGGAAAGGCAAACATCATCAATTAAAGATGAACTGTAAAAATTTCCAACGGATTAAAAAACGGCCATCCGTTGGCCAAATTTTTTGTATAGTAACGTCAAATACCTTGCACACTGCTTATCTTAAATTCAAACGCGCCTTGCCAGATTGGTTGCGCGACGGCCTCAGCGCCGTCAACCAGCGTTTCTTCGCGCGGCGAACTTTGCAGCGCCAGTTCGGCGAGTGGTTCGATGTGGATTGGCGCAAGAAATTTCGCGCGCTCTCCGATGAAGAATGGCAGCGTGCCTACGACGAAGTGTGGAAACATCACCGCAACGACTGCCTCGAAGAAACCGATGCCGCTATGATCATTCAAGCCTTGGGAGAAGCGGGCACGGTGCTCGAAGCCGGTTGCGGCATGGGCACGCTGGCAATCAAACTGGCGCAGGCCGGCTTTCACGTGACCGGCCTCGATGTGAGCCGGCAAGCCTTGCAATTGGCCCAGGAACGCGCAGCCGCGGCGGGCTTGCAGATCACCTGGCAACAAGGCTTTGCCGAAAACATGCCGTTTTTCGACAAGGCGTTCGATTACGTCACCTGCTGCCACACGCTCGAGCATGTGAAAGATTTGGAAAAAGCCGCCGCCGAGCTAAAACGCGTCGCGAAAAAGAAAATCATCGTGCTCGTGCCCAGGCAGAAATTCCGGCTCTATGCGGATAACTATCACACCCAATTTTTCGACCGGCCGGAACAACTGGCCGCGGCGTTCGGCTTGTCGCGTTACGAATGCACGGAGATCGATTGTCTCGACCATCAAAATGAATTTCAGGGACGGGCGTTTTTTTATGTGGGAAGGTTGTAGAGGTGAGGTGTACCCCCTGAACTTGGACACT
This genomic stretch from candidate division KSB1 bacterium harbors:
- a CDS encoding response regulator codes for the protein MRKENPPFPKLPGKKVVTIDDERAIRSLIRHTLSQEDYEVLEAGDGSEGLKIIRRELPDLVVLDFVMPVMNGAETLRAIRSDPQISHIPVLLLTGIKDAEKLSPLLLDPRSDFLGKPFLVEALKERVRKMLYLHNASSAIVQ
- a CDS encoding class I SAM-dependent methyltransferase; the protein is MPDWLRDGLSAVNQRFFARRTLQRQFGEWFDVDWRKKFRALSDEEWQRAYDEVWKHHRNDCLEETDAAMIIQALGEAGTVLEAGCGMGTLAIKLAQAGFHVTGLDVSRQALQLAQERAAAAGLQITWQQGFAENMPFFDKAFDYVTCCHTLEHVKDLEKAAAELKRVAKKKIIVLVPRQKFRLYADNYHTQFFDRPEQLAAAFGLSRYECTEIDCLDHQNEFQGRAFFYVGRL
- a CDS encoding oligosaccharide flippase family protein, with amino-acid sequence MFTSIKRLTSHSAVYGISTILGRAISFLLLPLYTHFLSEADYGVVTIVLAWLGIMTIISTYGVDAAFLRYYILTDRQEDKRNIFNTGFWSIVLMSGGILVFSILLAGPLANWMLDSAGYRHIIILMAGILLFDSMSIIPFLLLRAEERSGLYVTLRVANVIVNFLTTFFFVVKLGRGVTGVFEANLISSVFTFLTLLPVTRRHFRPTMRRAVYADLLKFGLPYLPSTLSVFLIDVIDRFILKQLTDLDTVGLYGAGCKLGMLMNLLIAAFRFAWHPFFLSTSKEPNAKAIFSRVFTLFLLVCAVCFLGASLFIDELVRLRLGSFTLFGKAYWNSTSVVPAILLAYIFFGAYVNFIIGIYLENKTSALPFITGLSLGVKIAATYALVPLLGMNGAALGTTLAYLSMAVALYFVAQRLYYITYEWRRVVKLIFATAAVFILGYWVWPAPWQKAVLLAAFPVALFLIGFFEKGEVKRMSAIFQKGEVQLQARSERQTSSIKDEL
- a CDS encoding ISAzo13 family transposase; this encodes MANETAGDPMGSLKWTRKSTRKTSWELKRRKISASPRTVARLLKKQLHFSLKVNRKTIAETQHPDRDRQFKYMAKMNKRFAAVGEPAISVDSKKKELIGNFYNPGRAWRRQADKVGDHDFRSTATAIATPYGIYDVRANHGLVVVGTSHDTPEFAVDNIVCWLKSSGTTRYPDMAELLILCDSGGSNGYRCRAWKYAIQQRLCDAFGIAVTVCHYPTGASKWNPIDHRLFSHISTNWAGKPLRSLEIMLKYIRTTKTQTGLKVRARLNKKKYITHLRIEDDQFAEINIRRHKVLPEWNYTIYPTGQAWNSKSTLSKK